A single genomic interval of Agarivorans aestuarii harbors:
- the nrtS gene encoding nitrate/nitrite transporter NrtS encodes MNKQIIARAIVVAVIVGSILNLINQWDIVNGASPKWGAILFTYCVPFLVSYFSGAMANGNKSASNSNDELIERLNQEVLSLESTLEPLAPLPSSTKQSLLSIKSLLKTNA; translated from the coding sequence ATGAATAAACAAATCATAGCAAGAGCTATAGTTGTTGCTGTCATCGTTGGTTCGATCTTAAACCTAATAAACCAATGGGATATTGTTAACGGTGCGAGCCCTAAGTGGGGCGCGATATTATTCACCTACTGTGTTCCGTTTTTAGTATCTTATTTTAGTGGTGCGATGGCTAACGGCAATAAGTCAGCTAGCAATAGCAATGATGAGTTAATCGAACGGCTTAACCAAGAGGTACTAAGTCTAGAATCAACATTAGAACCACTCGCTCCATTACCTTCAAGCACTAAACAAAGCCTGCTTAGCATTAAATCGCTGTTAAAAACTAACGCTTAA
- the tamB gene encoding autotransporter assembly complex protein TamB, which translates to MIFRAVKYTLISLSALLFCLILAFSYTPSTQWILTKVSDLVDGLSIIEPDGNLYKGIKAQQLSWQQAGLLVELNDLELALNWVCISQTKLCVEKLVSSTLTVEVDTQAMAQASTSEPEPLEQEEDTGPWQPPFPFVVNLLNVSNASIIIDGIDISWKEVVIQAHWAEDNIRVEQLHLNNWQVALPAGSEQEEQAKTSSEESKPLLPLLIEVPQITMPYRVDIGDLQLSEGKLKLDTQELEFPVAKLNGVLGFVELELANLYVESPWGNLQLSGKQAFQNRYASLLEGAWDMPLADQQLRTNFRLNGDGDELNAEITTSGLIESQLDSQIAWLQTNLPFELRSDLNKAFTLVDEQLTLTSLSLNTSGDLTGYQLQLQSDLAGVQDLWLNAQLQGDLNELQAFDIQGELLEKLVIDESSEDQLLDQNKLNGTEFDESTRNVVGGFQFSGVAAWAPTLSAQLLANIDNLQLSHWLDLGEDMALPDLDGKLVASIEDQVWSLENADITGEWLKLPLSIQASASGDLAKQTNQVDALIALANTQIDSSVQLNEQTISVNANLTATQLAELPWLESGAVTAQVKVTGELNQPAVNWQIKAEQIANKQIALDEVTSKGNLSLDESFSGQLDLALANLKVAGETINEATLKYVSKNQNQSLNLAVEQSTRNLHLDLTGGGTFSSWQGQLLKADLTAELGTWYLSNPIDLAYQDSVASVGEHCWSRDDSELCLLSPFSTNGNSKLDLRVKDFDFLVLNHLLPEGTELQGQASAEVNAKFSQWVPETAKINLHLNPGSVIQKTELNEVTLTYQVLTLDADLEGETLQWQALFESEELGALRSSGVTSIDKEGQIDGKLDIDNIRLSPLLPFVTVLDNLEGRIDGEVVVKGQVISPKLDGEINLIEGYVSGPDVPLSIEQLETQILLDNQQANIAGKFNSEGRTAQWQGEFAWPNNNLEGELDINAKLLPIIVDPYATLAVSPDIKIKLIDDLIDIGGTVAVEEGAIKVKSLPESAVSESSDAIVIEEQSEAVASQRTKIDITVTLAEEITLEALGLNTNLKGHLNLKQQPSEPLLADGRIELVDGRFRAYGQNLLIEKGWIMFTGPLEQPYLDIQAVRNPDTISDDVTVGVQVVGLADAPQVSLFSEPSMSQNEMLSYLLRGRALSDSEQDDNALSSMLLSAGLGRAEGLVGNVGNTLGLNDLSLSTAGSGSSTQVEVSAYVLPGVQVRYGMGVFDPVNELTIKYEILPKLFIEAFSGLNSALDVYYEFYLE; encoded by the coding sequence ATGATTTTTCGGGCTGTTAAATACACGCTAATTTCTTTAAGCGCTTTACTATTTTGTTTGATACTTGCGTTCTCGTATACGCCAAGTACCCAATGGATATTAACTAAGGTTAGTGATTTAGTTGATGGTCTAAGCATCATTGAGCCCGATGGTAATCTGTATAAGGGCATAAAGGCGCAACAGCTGAGCTGGCAGCAAGCTGGCTTGTTGGTTGAGTTAAATGATTTAGAGCTTGCTTTAAACTGGGTGTGTATTAGTCAAACGAAACTCTGTGTCGAAAAACTGGTCAGCTCAACGCTTACTGTTGAGGTAGATACTCAAGCTATGGCCCAAGCCTCAACAAGCGAGCCAGAACCTCTTGAGCAAGAAGAAGACACCGGCCCTTGGCAGCCTCCATTTCCATTTGTGGTTAATCTACTCAATGTGAGTAACGCTTCTATCATCATTGATGGGATAGATATTTCATGGAAAGAAGTAGTTATTCAAGCCCATTGGGCAGAAGACAATATTCGAGTAGAGCAGTTGCATTTAAACAACTGGCAAGTTGCGCTACCAGCAGGTAGTGAGCAAGAAGAGCAAGCCAAGACAAGCAGCGAAGAATCCAAGCCACTATTACCACTGCTCATCGAAGTACCACAGATCACCATGCCATATCGGGTAGATATTGGCGATCTTCAATTAAGTGAAGGTAAGTTAAAGCTTGATACTCAAGAGCTAGAATTTCCTGTAGCTAAATTAAATGGGGTCTTGGGTTTTGTAGAACTAGAGTTAGCGAATCTATACGTAGAAAGCCCATGGGGAAATCTGCAACTTAGTGGTAAGCAGGCATTTCAAAACCGGTATGCGTCTCTGCTAGAAGGTGCTTGGGATATGCCGCTGGCTGACCAACAATTGCGCACTAACTTTCGTTTAAACGGCGATGGCGACGAGCTAAATGCCGAAATTACCACATCCGGATTGATTGAAAGCCAATTAGATAGCCAAATTGCTTGGCTACAAACAAACCTGCCTTTTGAATTAAGATCTGACCTAAACAAAGCATTTACCTTGGTTGATGAACAGCTCACGTTGACCAGTCTAAGTCTTAACACCAGTGGTGACCTAACTGGTTATCAATTACAACTGCAAAGTGACTTAGCCGGTGTTCAAGATCTTTGGTTAAACGCACAACTACAAGGTGACTTGAACGAGCTACAAGCATTTGACATTCAAGGTGAATTACTTGAAAAACTAGTCATAGATGAAAGCAGCGAAGATCAATTGCTCGATCAGAATAAGCTAAATGGTACTGAATTTGATGAGTCAACTCGTAACGTGGTTGGCGGATTTCAATTTAGCGGCGTTGCTGCTTGGGCGCCTACCTTAAGTGCCCAACTGCTTGCAAATATAGATAATTTGCAGCTTAGTCATTGGCTAGATCTCGGCGAAGATATGGCCCTGCCGGACTTAGATGGCAAACTTGTTGCTAGCATCGAAGACCAAGTGTGGTCGCTAGAAAACGCGGATATTACAGGTGAGTGGTTAAAGCTTCCTTTAAGTATTCAGGCATCAGCAAGTGGAGACTTAGCAAAACAAACTAATCAAGTTGATGCATTAATCGCTCTAGCAAATACTCAAATTGATAGCAGTGTGCAGTTAAACGAACAAACCATTTCAGTAAATGCCAATTTAACAGCAACTCAATTAGCAGAGTTACCTTGGTTAGAAAGTGGGGCAGTAACAGCGCAAGTTAAAGTAACTGGCGAGCTCAACCAGCCCGCGGTCAATTGGCAAATTAAAGCCGAGCAGATTGCAAACAAGCAAATAGCACTTGATGAGGTAACCAGTAAAGGAAACCTGAGCTTAGACGAAAGCTTTTCTGGTCAGCTTGATCTTGCTCTAGCTAATCTTAAAGTCGCTGGTGAAACTATAAACGAAGCAACGCTTAAGTATGTGAGTAAGAATCAAAATCAATCGCTGAATCTAGCGGTTGAACAGTCTACTCGTAATCTACATTTGGATTTAACCGGTGGAGGCACCTTTTCTTCTTGGCAAGGTCAGTTATTAAAGGCTGATTTAACTGCAGAATTGGGCACTTGGTACTTATCAAATCCTATCGATCTTGCTTATCAAGATTCGGTAGCAAGTGTTGGGGAGCACTGCTGGTCTCGCGATGACAGTGAGTTGTGTTTGTTGTCGCCATTTTCTACTAATGGCAATAGTAAGCTGGACTTGCGGGTAAAAGACTTTGATTTTCTGGTATTAAATCACCTTCTGCCAGAAGGAACCGAGTTGCAGGGGCAAGCATCTGCAGAAGTTAACGCGAAGTTTAGTCAATGGGTTCCAGAAACAGCAAAAATAAACTTACATCTAAATCCGGGTTCAGTTATACAAAAAACCGAACTCAATGAAGTAACCTTAACTTATCAAGTATTAACCCTAGACGCTGATCTAGAAGGCGAGACATTGCAGTGGCAAGCCTTATTTGAGTCAGAAGAGTTAGGTGCCTTACGCTCATCGGGAGTAACTTCGATTGATAAAGAAGGACAAATAGACGGCAAGTTAGATATCGACAATATTCGTCTCTCACCTTTGCTTCCATTTGTAACGGTTCTCGATAACCTTGAAGGTCGAATAGACGGTGAAGTTGTGGTTAAAGGGCAGGTAATTTCACCTAAGTTAGATGGAGAAATTAATCTAATAGAAGGATATGTATCTGGTCCCGATGTCCCCTTGAGTATTGAACAACTAGAAACGCAAATCTTGCTAGACAACCAGCAAGCCAATATCGCTGGTAAATTTAATAGTGAGGGAAGAACAGCTCAATGGCAGGGCGAATTTGCGTGGCCCAATAATAACTTAGAGGGCGAGTTAGATATTAATGCCAAGTTACTTCCAATTATTGTTGATCCTTACGCTACCTTAGCTGTTTCGCCAGATATTAAAATTAAGTTAATCGACGACCTTATCGACATTGGCGGCACGGTCGCAGTCGAAGAGGGCGCGATTAAAGTTAAATCTTTGCCAGAGTCAGCAGTCTCAGAATCTTCGGATGCGATTGTAATTGAAGAGCAAAGCGAAGCTGTTGCTTCTCAACGTACAAAAATAGATATAACAGTGACCTTAGCCGAGGAGATTACCCTAGAGGCCTTAGGCTTGAATACTAACTTAAAAGGTCATTTAAACTTAAAACAACAACCTAGCGAGCCCTTGCTAGCAGATGGACGCATTGAGTTAGTCGATGGCCGCTTTAGAGCTTACGGGCAAAACCTACTTATTGAGAAAGGTTGGATCATGTTTACTGGTCCTTTAGAGCAACCTTATCTTGATATTCAAGCTGTACGTAATCCAGATACGATTTCAGACGATGTCACCGTTGGGGTGCAAGTTGTTGGTTTAGCCGATGCGCCGCAGGTTAGTTTGTTTTCCGAGCCATCAATGTCGCAAAATGAAATGTTATCTTACCTACTACGGGGGCGGGCATTAAGTGATAGCGAGCAAGATGACAATGCCTTGTCTTCAATGTTACTTAGTGCCGGTCTCGGCAGAGCAGAAGGGCTAGTGGGTAATGTAGGTAATACACTCGGCTTAAATGATTTGTCACTAAGTACTGCTGGTTCTGGCAGCTCCACTCAAGTAGAAGTGAGTGCCTATGTATTACCTGGGGTTCAAGTAAGATATGGCATGGGAGTTTTTGACCCGGTTAATGAACTCACCATTAAATATGAGATCTTGCCCAAATTGTTTATTGAGGCATTCTCTGGCTTAAATAGCGCACTAGATGTTTATTACGAGTTTTACCTAGAATAA
- a CDS encoding autotransporter assembly complex protein TamA — protein MFFRLWPMLLVLFTTSVAAIDFDYQGISGESKDNVKVYLEAQTFPDNSSARRIISASSEQTKRALRALGYYQSEITITETAEKKFLVDVELGERLRVNKFELDFVGAATKDSRYTGAIARSGLAEGQVFTHAAYDGLKSEFDRLASRYGYFDAVYHKAEVQISIVNNTADIYLSYDSGERYRFGDIVFTNPELPRTMFANLAEFNKQDRYDSQKVGEFNQRLGETDYFQVISVRPDIGNRHDGEIDLLVGLQLKPRDTFEVGGGITTDIGPRVRLKWTRPWVNENGHSITFEIEAAEPKQSAQFVYRIPIDNPVDDYVDIQTGYIREKTNDTESEKTILSTTRQWRLDNEWKPSLFLKWQHEEYRQADQYSVSDLVLPGANFARLRTRGGLDPYWGDNLQASLEVGHPYWGSDVEMLRLAGLGKWLRSYQNHRILLRADLGGILVDDITDVPASMRFFAGGDQSIRGYDYKTIGPKNDDGQLIGGKYLTVGSVEYNYQFAEKWRWATFVDAGTATNDFSEPVSVGVGMGIRWLTLIGPLRLDVAKGLQNESDPWRIHFSLGPDL, from the coding sequence TTGTTTTTTCGCTTGTGGCCGATGTTGCTTGTTTTGTTTACCACTTCGGTAGCAGCGATAGATTTTGATTACCAAGGCATTTCTGGTGAGTCAAAAGATAATGTAAAGGTCTACCTAGAAGCGCAAACCTTTCCTGATAACAGCAGTGCCCGCCGTATAATCAGCGCCAGTAGTGAACAAACCAAACGCGCGCTGCGTGCCCTAGGCTATTACCAAAGTGAAATTACCATAACAGAAACCGCTGAGAAAAAGTTCCTGGTAGATGTAGAGCTAGGTGAGCGGCTGCGGGTAAACAAGTTTGAACTGGATTTTGTTGGCGCAGCAACTAAAGACAGTCGTTATACTGGCGCTATAGCTCGCAGTGGCTTAGCAGAAGGACAAGTTTTTACCCATGCCGCCTACGACGGCCTTAAATCAGAATTCGACCGCTTAGCTTCTCGTTATGGCTACTTCGATGCGGTTTACCATAAAGCAGAAGTTCAGATCAGTATTGTAAATAATACCGCCGACATCTATTTGAGTTATGACTCTGGTGAGCGTTATCGTTTTGGCGACATCGTGTTTACAAATCCAGAATTACCCAGAACCATGTTTGCTAATTTGGCTGAGTTTAATAAGCAAGATCGTTACGATTCACAAAAGGTAGGCGAGTTTAACCAACGACTGGGTGAAACGGACTACTTCCAAGTGATTTCTGTACGACCGGATATTGGTAACCGACATGACGGTGAAATTGATTTACTGGTTGGTTTGCAATTAAAGCCGCGTGATACCTTTGAGGTGGGTGGCGGTATCACTACCGATATTGGCCCTAGAGTTAGGTTAAAATGGACCCGACCGTGGGTGAACGAAAACGGCCATAGTATTACTTTTGAGATTGAAGCCGCAGAGCCAAAGCAAAGCGCTCAGTTTGTTTACCGGATCCCCATAGATAATCCAGTAGACGATTACGTGGATATTCAAACCGGTTATATTCGAGAAAAAACCAATGACACTGAAAGTGAAAAGACTATTTTGTCTACCACTCGTCAATGGCGTTTAGATAACGAATGGAAGCCTTCTTTGTTTTTAAAGTGGCAACACGAAGAATACCGCCAGGCTGATCAGTATTCGGTATCTGATTTGGTGTTACCCGGTGCTAACTTCGCTCGTTTGCGTACTCGTGGTGGTCTAGACCCATACTGGGGAGATAACTTACAAGCTAGCTTAGAAGTGGGTCATCCTTATTGGGGTTCAGATGTAGAAATGTTGCGCTTAGCGGGTTTGGGTAAATGGTTACGTTCTTATCAAAATCATCGCATTTTACTTAGGGCCGATCTTGGTGGCATTCTAGTTGATGATATTACCGACGTACCTGCATCTATGCGTTTCTTTGCCGGTGGTGACCAAAGTATTCGTGGATATGATTATAAAACCATTGGCCCAAAAAACGACGACGGCCAATTGATTGGTGGTAAATATCTCACTGTGGGCAGTGTCGAGTATAACTATCAATTTGCTGAAAAGTGGCGCTGGGCTACCTTCGTAGATGCCGGTACCGCAACTAATGATTTTTCTGAGCCTGTTTCTGTTGGTGTTGGTATGGGTATTCGTTGGCTAACGCTAATTGGTCCATTACGTTTAGATGTTGCGAAGGGCTTGCAAAATGAGTCTGATCCGTGGCGTATTCACTTTTCTCTAGGGCCTGATTTATGA
- a CDS encoding glycoside-pentoside-hexuronide (GPH):cation symporter, which translates to MSTINLTVKEKVAYGLGDMGCNFVWQTVMLFLAYYYTDVYGLSPVHMGTMFLLVRFIDAITDPIMGSLVDRTRTKHGQFRPYILWMAIPFGIACMVTFYTPDLGSTGKVIYAYASYILLTLMYTAINVPYCAMANAMTNDPKQRVSLQSYRFALSTAGGLVVALVALPLVQYIGQGDEQKGYLGAMVVMGIGAMLLFFYCFANTKEHHTAELSPSKKGSTFSDVKLLWKNTQWRVLFILNIVLLTGVVLKAASTMYYVNTVMGRADLATMMMVAGMLANIVGAMASSPVLGRFDKIKTYKVLIGISGILSAAMFFIDPSNVILVFVVMIVLSVVQMSTTPLLWSMMSDVVDYEQSRSGRSLSGMVFSTNLFAIKAGIAIGGAMVGWILAGAGYVGGAELQSTQATTWINLLYTFIPGVFFFSLVFVMHFYRLDANTLELAKQQSPEQANKLAADAV; encoded by the coding sequence ATGAGCACAATTAACCTAACGGTTAAGGAAAAAGTAGCCTACGGTTTGGGCGACATGGGATGTAATTTTGTTTGGCAAACGGTGATGCTGTTCTTAGCTTACTATTACACCGACGTATATGGCCTATCCCCGGTACACATGGGTACCATGTTTTTGTTAGTTCGTTTTATCGATGCGATAACCGACCCAATAATGGGCTCGTTAGTAGACAGAACACGGACTAAGCATGGTCAATTTAGACCTTATATTTTATGGATGGCCATTCCGTTTGGTATCGCCTGTATGGTGACATTCTATACTCCCGATTTAGGTTCTACTGGCAAGGTAATTTATGCTTATGCTTCATACATTCTGCTAACACTAATGTATACCGCCATAAACGTACCTTATTGTGCGATGGCAAATGCCATGACCAATGATCCTAAACAACGTGTGTCCTTGCAATCTTATCGTTTTGCTTTAAGCACCGCAGGCGGTTTAGTGGTAGCTCTGGTAGCTCTTCCTTTGGTTCAATACATCGGACAAGGTGATGAACAAAAAGGTTATCTTGGTGCGATGGTTGTGATGGGTATTGGCGCAATGTTGTTGTTCTTTTATTGTTTCGCAAATACCAAAGAGCACCATACTGCTGAGCTGAGCCCAAGCAAAAAAGGTTCTACCTTTAGTGATGTGAAGTTACTGTGGAAAAACACCCAGTGGCGGGTATTGTTTATCCTAAATATTGTTTTGCTCACTGGTGTTGTTTTAAAAGCAGCTTCGACCATGTATTACGTAAACACAGTGATGGGGCGCGCCGATCTAGCCACTATGATGATGGTGGCAGGAATGCTGGCTAATATTGTTGGTGCAATGGCGTCTTCGCCAGTTCTTGGCCGTTTTGACAAGATTAAAACCTATAAAGTGCTGATTGGCATTTCTGGAATACTCTCAGCTGCAATGTTTTTTATTGATCCTAGCAATGTGATTTTAGTGTTTGTTGTAATGATAGTGCTAAGCGTTGTGCAAATGAGCACTACGCCTTTGTTATGGAGCATGATGAGCGACGTGGTTGATTATGAACAATCACGCAGCGGTCGTTCGTTAAGTGGCATGGTGTTTTCTACCAACTTGTTTGCAATTAAAGCTGGCATCGCGATTGGTGGCGCCATGGTGGGGTGGATTTTAGCTGGTGCAGGTTATGTTGGTGGTGCAGAACTCCAATCAACCCAGGCAACTACGTGGATTAACCTATTGTACACCTTTATCCCAGGTGTGTTCTTCTTCTCTTTGGTATTTGTAATGCATTTCTATCGCTTAGATGCGAATACTTTAGAGCTGGCAAAACAACAAAGTCCAGAGCAAGCTAACAAGTTAGCTGCCGATGCAGTGTAA
- the mobB gene encoding molybdopterin-guanine dinucleotide biosynthesis protein B gives MTRNWPKPIIALAGYSGSGKTTLLSQLIPLLKARGLSVAVIKHSHHAIELDKPGKDSHKFAEAGAEQVILSCPHKRYHFSLQQQHDDLNEQLSWINWQLCDLVVVEGYRHSEVAKIEIHRSDLGKPLLFPNDKHVIAVASPDKLNTDLPLLDLNKPKLISDFILAYTNNVKIVK, from the coding sequence ATGACTAGAAACTGGCCAAAACCAATCATCGCCTTGGCTGGCTATAGCGGCAGCGGAAAAACCACCTTACTAAGCCAACTTATTCCTTTGCTAAAGGCACGGGGTTTAAGTGTTGCGGTTATAAAACATAGCCATCACGCAATAGAGCTGGATAAACCGGGTAAAGACAGCCATAAGTTTGCAGAGGCTGGCGCAGAACAGGTGATACTTTCATGCCCTCATAAACGTTACCACTTTAGTCTTCAGCAGCAACATGACGACTTAAACGAACAGTTGTCTTGGATAAACTGGCAACTATGCGATTTAGTGGTCGTTGAAGGCTATCGACATAGCGAAGTGGCAAAAATAGAAATTCATCGAAGCGATCTTGGTAAGCCTTTGCTGTTCCCAAATGACAAGCACGTCATCGCTGTGGCTAGCCCTGATAAGCTTAATACAGACTTACCTTTGTTAGATTTAAATAAGCCTAAGCTAATCAGTGATTTCATATTAGCCTATACTAACAACGTAAAAATTGTGAAATAG
- a CDS encoding tetratricopeptide repeat protein has translation MQPTTSVIDISFENAQQVLIEGSMNLPVVVHFWSPSSPQCEPLFSLLQQIHQQTGGSFTLARVNMDELAPLAQQLGVAQAPAVVILKEGRPVDGFADIPSPEQVTETIVRHLPAPEEQLLAKAKELLAEDQSVEALNVIREAHNLAPQRNDIILVLIRALLNNQIADEAETLLNGLPLEDQQADFHELKSQLELLKAAAESPEIKALESKLNTAEDSAELRLSLAIQYSQAGRNQEALELLLAILQKDLECLDGQIKKNFLDMLATLNGDPLSSQYRRKYFSLLY, from the coding sequence ATGCAGCCCACAACGTCTGTTATCGATATTAGTTTTGAGAACGCCCAACAAGTGTTAATTGAAGGTTCAATGAACCTGCCAGTAGTGGTGCATTTTTGGTCGCCTTCTAGCCCTCAGTGCGAGCCACTGTTTTCTTTACTACAACAAATCCATCAACAAACTGGCGGAAGCTTTACTTTAGCTCGGGTTAATATGGATGAGTTAGCGCCGCTTGCTCAGCAACTTGGTGTTGCTCAAGCCCCAGCTGTAGTAATCCTAAAAGAAGGTCGCCCAGTTGATGGTTTTGCCGACATTCCTTCTCCGGAGCAAGTTACAGAAACCATTGTTCGTCATTTACCTGCACCTGAGGAGCAACTGTTAGCAAAAGCTAAAGAGCTACTAGCAGAAGACCAATCGGTAGAAGCATTAAACGTGATACGTGAAGCTCATAATCTAGCCCCTCAACGTAACGACATTATCTTGGTATTGATTAGAGCCTTGCTTAATAACCAAATCGCAGACGAGGCCGAAACACTGTTAAACGGCTTACCACTTGAGGACCAACAAGCCGATTTTCATGAGTTAAAAAGCCAGCTGGAACTTCTAAAAGCAGCAGCCGAAAGCCCTGAGATTAAAGCACTTGAAAGCAAACTGAACACAGCTGAAGATAGCGCTGAGCTGCGCTTAAGCTTAGCTATTCAGTATTCTCAAGCAGGTCGTAATCAAGAAGCTCTTGAACTGCTGCTAGCGATACTTCAAAAAGACTTAGAGTGCCTAGACGGCCAGATTAAAAAGAACTTCTTAGACATGTTAGCCACACTAAATGGCGACCCTTTATCATCTCAGTACCGCAGAAAGTACTTCAGCCTTTTGTACTAG
- a CDS encoding FAD-dependent oxidoreductase: MKPNKLIVVAVLAVIVGLILWFDLGQWLNFETIKQSQADLQSTVENHFLVSIVAYFFLYVFVTAFSIPGAALLTLLAGALFGVVNGVIMVSFASTIGASLAFIVARYLVRDSLEQRYADKLKSINKGIEKEGAFYLLSLRLIPVFPFFLINLVMALTKLPLKTFYWVSQIGMFPATVVYVNAGTELAKLDSLSGILSPSLLIAFTLLGILPYISKAILNGIKQRKVYAPYQKPSSFDNNMLVIGAGAGGLVSSYIAAAVKAKVTLVEKHLMGGDCLNTGCVPSKALIRSAKFAYEASNAEKFGYEKVDAQANFAKVMQRVHDVIQQVEPHDSVERYTKLGVNCVQGTAKIISPWEVEIDGKSVTTQNIVVATGARPLVPGIPGLQEVEYLTSDTLWQLKQLPEKLLVLGGGPIGCELTQSFARLGAEVTQIEMADHLLIREDLEVSKLLEEQFTNEGINLLLGWKAVSFHNQNGQQSVKLIKGEQEKEVIFDKVILALGRVANTKGFGLEELGIENSERGTIAVNEHLQTNFPNIYAVGDVAGPYQFTHFAAHQAWYAAVNALFGRFKKFKADYSVIPAATYTYPEVARVGLNEQEAKQQDIGYEVTKFELEELDRAIAEGATKGFIKVLTVPGKDKILGATIVGEHAGELLAEFTLAMKHGLGLNKILGTIHAYPTMMEANKYVAGEWKRNHAPEKILSYLEKFHTWTRKA; the protein is encoded by the coding sequence ATGAAACCAAATAAACTGATTGTTGTAGCAGTGCTCGCTGTTATTGTCGGTCTTATCCTGTGGTTCGACTTAGGCCAATGGCTTAACTTCGAAACCATTAAACAAAGCCAAGCTGATTTACAAAGCACTGTAGAAAATCACTTCTTGGTGTCTATTGTTGCTTATTTCTTTTTGTATGTTTTTGTAACCGCATTTTCGATACCAGGCGCCGCCCTTCTTACTTTGCTGGCCGGCGCATTATTTGGTGTAGTGAACGGCGTAATAATGGTTTCTTTTGCCAGTACTATCGGCGCGAGTTTAGCGTTTATAGTAGCTCGCTACTTAGTTAGAGACAGCTTAGAACAGCGCTATGCCGACAAACTAAAGAGCATTAACAAAGGTATAGAAAAAGAAGGTGCTTTTTATCTTTTAAGTTTAAGGCTAATACCAGTCTTTCCATTCTTTTTAATCAACCTTGTAATGGCATTAACCAAACTGCCTCTTAAAACCTTTTATTGGGTAAGCCAAATAGGCATGTTCCCCGCAACCGTAGTGTATGTGAACGCAGGCACCGAGTTAGCAAAGTTAGATAGCTTATCGGGAATATTGTCACCGTCTCTTCTTATTGCCTTCACCCTATTGGGTATTCTTCCTTACATTAGCAAGGCAATCTTAAATGGCATTAAGCAACGCAAAGTCTACGCCCCCTACCAAAAGCCAAGTTCATTTGATAACAACATGTTAGTTATTGGAGCGGGTGCTGGTGGCTTAGTGAGTTCATACATCGCTGCGGCTGTTAAAGCAAAAGTCACCTTAGTTGAAAAGCACCTAATGGGCGGCGACTGTTTAAATACTGGATGTGTCCCCTCTAAAGCGTTAATACGCAGCGCAAAGTTTGCCTATGAAGCGAGTAATGCAGAAAAATTTGGTTATGAGAAAGTCGATGCACAAGCAAATTTTGCCAAGGTAATGCAACGAGTACACGATGTTATTCAACAAGTTGAACCACATGACTCGGTAGAGCGCTATACCAAATTAGGGGTTAACTGCGTTCAAGGCACCGCAAAAATCATTAGCCCTTGGGAAGTCGAAATAGACGGTAAATCAGTGACTACCCAAAACATTGTAGTTGCTACTGGTGCTCGGCCACTTGTACCCGGCATCCCCGGTTTACAAGAGGTCGAATATTTAACCTCTGATACGCTTTGGCAGCTAAAACAACTCCCAGAAAAGCTGCTCGTGTTAGGTGGTGGTCCAATTGGTTGTGAATTAACCCAAAGTTTTGCTCGATTAGGTGCCGAAGTGACCCAAATAGAAATGGCCGACCACTTATTAATCCGAGAAGACCTAGAGGTGAGTAAGTTGTTAGAAGAACAGTTTACCAATGAAGGTATCAATCTATTATTGGGTTGGAAAGCGGTTAGCTTTCATAATCAAAACGGCCAGCAAAGTGTAAAACTGATTAAAGGCGAGCAAGAAAAAGAAGTTATTTTTGATAAAGTGATACTCGCATTAGGCCGCGTTGCAAATACTAAGGGCTTTGGATTAGAAGAGCTTGGTATTGAAAACTCAGAGCGCGGCACGATTGCTGTAAATGAACATTTGCAAACCAATTTCCCCAATATTTATGCTGTTGGCGATGTGGCTGGGCCTTATCAATTTACCCACTTTGCAGCTCATCAAGCTTGGTATGCCGCTGTAAACGCGCTGTTTGGTCGATTCAAAAAATTTAAAGCCGATTACTCGGTAATTCCAGCCGCAACCTACACCTATCCCGAGGTTGCTCGTGTAGGTTTAAATGAGCAAGAAGCTAAGCAACAGGATATTGGTTACGAAGTGACTAAGTTTGAGCTAGAAGAACTAGACCGCGCAATTGCTGAAGGTGCAACTAAAGGCTTCATTAAAGTGCTTACCGTACCAGGAAAAGACAAAATACTTGGTGCAACCATTGTTGGTGAGCATGCTGGAGAATTATTAGCAGAGTTCACCTTAGCAATGAAACATGGCTTAGGTTTAAATAAAATCTTAGGAACCATACATGCCTACCCAACCATGATGGAAGCAAACAAATATGTAGCAGGTGAATGGAAGCGTAATCACGCTCCCGAGAAAATCCTATCCTATCTTGAGAAGTTCCACACTTGGACGAGAAAAGCTTAA